CGCGACGATCGCGCGTGCCGGCGACGAGACGGACTCAGTCCGTGCGCCCGCCCTCGTAGAGCGCGAGATGGCCCTTGCGCAGCAGCGGGAAATCGCCGGTGGCGCCCGGCTTGCGGGGCGGCGGGCGGAAGTGGCCGGAATTGTTCGGCCACAGGATGTCCAGCGCGGTGAGGTCCAGGCTCACGACCGGATAGGCGCCGAGCCAGTAGGGCTGGTCCAGCGGCATGGTGGCGCCGATCATGCGGGTGAAGGTGGCGCCGCGATTGACGAGCGGCAGCACCAGCGTTTCGAACGGACAGGTGTGACCGCGTTCGGTCTGGCCGGTAAAGCCCACGAGGGCACCGGTGCCTTTCGTGACGACCGTGTGCAGGAGCGTCGACAGCGCCTCGCGCGCCTGGTCCGACCAGCCGTCGAGCCAGTTCCTGCCCTTGAGCTCCTGGCCGAAATAGCCGCAGACGCGGGTGCCGGCGAGCCGGTAGGCGTACTCCTTGTCGGGCGACACCTCCAGGATGAAGGTGTCCGACAGCATGGCGCCGATCTGCGTGGGCTCGATTTCGTGGCGCATCGGCGCCGGCCGCTCGCCCCGCAACTCGTCCCAATAGCGATACAAGGTGCGATTGGCAGCGTGTCTGATACTTGTCCCATGGCGACCACCACGGAACTCAGGTGACTTCCACATACGTCTCCCTCCGATCCGATCTGTCCCCGGTTGACACCGCCTTGCCAATCAGGTGCTTAGCGAAAGGGTGAATCGCAGGTTGCGTGCCAATCGGACCTGCCCGCAGAAATAACTGACGCAAGGGTTTGAAACGCGGTGCAAAATCGACGCGAGCCGATCTTCAACCTGCCCGCGACCATCGTCGTGATCGGCGTCGTTCTCACCGCAATCCACAGCGTGACCTTTGTCGTGAGTCCGCAGACATGGCTGTGGACCGTGCTCACCTTCGGGTTCCTGCCGGCGCGCTACGACCCCGCTTTCGCGTATTACGGGCAACTGCCCGGCGGGCTCGCGGCCGATGCCTGGACGTTCGTCAGCTATGCGTTCCTGCACGGGAGCTGGATGCATCTGGGCATCAACGTCGCCTGGATGGTGGCGTTCGGGACGCCCGTGCTGCGCCGCTTCGGGACGGTCCGCTTCCTCGTGCTTTCGGGCGTCGCCGCCGTCGCCGGCGCGGCGCTGCACCTGGCCACCCACTGGGGCGAGGCGGTTCCGATGATCGGCGCCTCGGCGGCGATCTCGGGACAGATGGGCGCGGCGGTGCGGTTCGCCTTCCAGCGCCACGTGCTGTTCGGCATTCCCGACGACAACGATGAGCGCTGGAAGCAGCCCGCCGTGCCACTGGTCGAGGCGTTCCGCGACATTCGCGTGCTCGCCTTCGTGGTGATCTGGTTCGCCGTCAATCTCGCGTTCGGGGCGACGCCGATGATCCCCGGCCAGGACGCGCCGATCGCCTGGCAGGCGCATATCGGGGGATTCCTGGTCGGCCTGCTGTTGTTCGGGATCTTCGATCCGGCGCGGCCGCCGAAGCAGCCACAGGGGACCGGCGCCGACGGCGGCGAGCGCGGGCACTAGAACAACGGTTCCTGGTAGCGCTCGATCCCGTCGACGAGCAGTTTCTTGATCGCCGCGCGACCGTCGGAATCGACGGCGACGACCACGGTGACGCGGCCATCGTTGCGCACGTTCTCGAGATTGCGGCCTTCGCCTTCCGGCACGAAATACTGTTCGATGCCGTAGTCGACGCGCAGCGTGCGGCAGGGCGCGGGGCAGCCCTCCGGATCGTCGACGGGCGGGGGCCCCTCGTAGGCCGAGACGACGCGGCCGCGTATCACCGTGCGCTCGGGCAGGGCCGGCGGCTGGTGCTTGAACACGCCCGCCGGGCGCGCCGGGCCGGCGAGGCTGGTGTCCAGCACGACCCAGATCGGATCCCTGGCGCTGAAGCCGGAATCGCCGCCGATCACGCCGGGCCGCAGCGTCGTGATGTCGTATTGCAGCCGCACGAAATCGCCGCGGAACAGGTCGCGCGGATCGACGGGCACCACGTTGAGCGTCACCTCGGCGCCGGTGCGCAGCAACTCGGCGCGGCTCATCACCATCCAGCCGAGCGCGGCGGCCTGAAGCGCCAGCACGATAACCAGGCGCAGCGCCACGCCCTTCCATCTGCGGGGCGGGGCCGTCATGCCGGTTCTCCCTGTGTTGGCGGGCTCAGGCGGCGCTGCAGGCGCACGAGGATGGCGGCGAGGCCGATCAGGAGGAGGCCGCCGACGAGGAAGAACAGCGCGGTGTCGAGCAGCGTGCCGAAGGTGACGAAATAGAGGTAGAG
The window above is part of the Microbaculum marinisediminis genome. Proteins encoded here:
- a CDS encoding GDYXXLXY domain-containing protein — encoded protein: MTAPPRRWKGVALRLVIVLALQAAALGWMVMSRAELLRTGAEVTLNVVPVDPRDLFRGDFVRLQYDITTLRPGVIGGDSGFSARDPIWVVLDTSLAGPARPAGVFKHQPPALPERTVIRGRVVSAYEGPPPVDDPEGCPAPCRTLRVDYGIEQYFVPEGEGRNLENVRNDGRVTVVVAVDSDGRAAIKKLLVDGIERYQEPLF
- a CDS encoding rhomboid family intramembrane serine protease; protein product: MQNRREPIFNLPATIVVIGVVLTAIHSVTFVVSPQTWLWTVLTFGFLPARYDPAFAYYGQLPGGLAADAWTFVSYAFLHGSWMHLGINVAWMVAFGTPVLRRFGTVRFLVLSGVAAVAGAALHLATHWGEAVPMIGASAAISGQMGAAVRFAFQRHVLFGIPDDNDERWKQPAVPLVEAFRDIRVLAFVVIWFAVNLAFGATPMIPGQDAPIAWQAHIGGFLVGLLLFGIFDPARPPKQPQGTGADGGERGH
- a CDS encoding PAS domain-containing protein, whose product is MWKSPEFRGGRHGTSIRHAANRTLYRYWDELRGERPAPMRHEIEPTQIGAMLSDTFILEVSPDKEYAYRLAGTRVCGYFGQELKGRNWLDGWSDQAREALSTLLHTVVTKGTGALVGFTGQTERGHTCPFETLVLPLVNRGATFTRMIGATMPLDQPYWLGAYPVVSLDLTALDILWPNNSGHFRPPPRKPGATGDFPLLRKGHLALYEGGRTD